From Ananas comosus cultivar F153 linkage group 2, ASM154086v1, whole genome shotgun sequence:
AATGGGTATGGCATCCAAAAGATAAATTTTGGTCAAGACGCAAACAAGGAAATCGTATAGGAAGAATAGTTTATATACATCCAAGTGCAGGAGAGCTTTATTACTTAAGGATGCTTTTGAATGTAGTTAGAGGTCCTAGAGATTATGCAGAAATTAGAACTGTTAACGGTGTTACTCATGAAACATTTCGTTCTGCATGTCAAGCCTTAGGGTTACTTGGGGATGATAATGAATGGAGGGCCGCTCTGAGTGAGGCAACCCTTTGGTGCTCCGCATGTCAGCTTAGGCAGCTTTTCGTCACTATATTGCTGTACTGTGAGGTAACCGATCCACTTAAATTGTGGGAAGAATTTTGGGAATCATTTGCCGACGATATTGTACATAAGTTGCAGACTATTCTTGGGCTCCAAAATCTCCGCATGCCTCAAGTTGAACTCCAAAATCATGTTTTGTTTGAGCTcgaaatattatttaataaaaacgGGAGCTCCCTTGCACATTTCAAACTTCCTATTCCAAATAGAATGGTTGTCAACCAACTGAATAATAGGTTGCTCAGGGAAGAGCTGGATTACAATTTAGAGGAATTAGAACGGGAACATTTGCATTTGTTTAGGGGATTGACAGATGAACAAAGGGAAATCTATAATGCTGTGTTGATTTCCATATATGAAAAAAATGGGGATGTCATATTTGTTTATGGTCATGGCGGAACGGGTAAAACTTACCTGTGGAAGACTATTATTTGCAAATTACATTCGGAAGGCAGGATAGTGTTGGCTGTTGCTTCATCCGGTATAGCTTCACTTCTTTTACCCGGGGGTAGGACAGCTCACTCGAGATTTAAAATACCTATTAAAATTGATGACTCTTCTGTTTGCGAAATAAAGAAGTCCAGCCAACTTGCAAAATTAATTTCCCATGCTAGCTTGATCATCTGGGATGAAGCACCTATGAACCACAAGAATTGTTTTGAGGCACTAGATAGAACATTGAAAGACATTTTGGAATTAGATGATTCAAATGCTGGGGAAAAAATGTTCGGGGGGAAAACCGTTCTTTTGGGCGGCGATTTCCGACAAATACTTCCAGTGATTGTGGGGGGGACCAAAGAAGATATTCTTAATGCATCAATCACTAGGTCATATATATGGCACAGGTGCAGGATTTTTCGACTTACTACAAATATGCGTTTACTCCAGAGTTCTTCAAGTGACAGATCATCTGCATCTCTAGCAGAATTCAGTAAATGGATACTCGATATTGGTAATGGTGCGATAGAAGCTACTAAATTAGCTGGGGAAGAAGAGCCAAGTTGGATTAAAATTCCTACCGATATGCTTATCGACAAAAAATACAAACGGCATACAAAATATTGTTGCAGAAATTTATGATTGTATTGGAGCGAACTACAATAATCCTGCCTACCTGCGTGATCGAGCTATTGTTACACCAACAAACGAAATGGTTGATGAGCTCAATGCCTATGTGCTTACCTTACTACCAACTGAAGAACGTGTTTACTTAAGTTCAGATTCTATCTGTAGTTCATCAAAAAATATGCCGGACAGCGATATGCTTTATCCTGTGGATTTCTTGAATTCTTTAAAGTTTAATGGAATACCAAACCACgaaataaaattgaaagttgGGGCACCAATTATGTTGCTTCGCAACATTAATCAAAGCTCCGGTCTTTGCAACGGTACCCGACTCGTGATAACCCAGTTGAGTCAACAAATTATTGAAGCAGAAATCTTTACTGGTAATCTTATTGGCGACAAAGTTTAGATCCCTCGCATAGTCATGAACGTAACTGATTCAAAATGGCCATTTGTATTAAAGCGGAGGCAATTTCCAATTCGATTGAGTTATGCAATGACCATCAATAAAAGCCAAGGCCAAACATTGCAAAAAGTTGGCCTATTTTTGTCCCAACCTGTATTTTCTCATGGACAACTCTATGTAGCGGTTTCGCGCGTTACTTCTAGAGAAGGATTGCGTATTTTCATAGATAATAAGGATGGGGAGCCTGAAGGTCATACAAGAAATGTTGTATATCGTGAAATATTTGCAGATTTATAATGGTTGGTTATTTATCCCGCGTATTtgtttacttctttaaatattCAGCTattctatataataatttatcattACTAAGTTATCCCTTTTTTATTCGTATATATGAAACAGGTTTATAAATTTGCAATGGAGTACCAACTATTATCTGAATTATCGTTGCAATCTCAAAATTGCAAGATTAAGGTTAGAATGTGTCGACTTTGGGAATCGTCTGCTCCTTTTTTGAAAGGAGATATATTTGGGTTAGATTGTTTACTGGTTGACGAAAAGGAATGTCACATGTTCTTTGCAGCTTTTGTTGACTCTCTTTGTTATCTTACTTTTCCACTACtttcaaattgatatatttatgACTGTGATGTGACAATTAGGGATATTCTCTACAAGGAACGATACGTAAAAAAGATACAGAAGAATTCAAAAGCCGACTTGCTGAAGGGAAAATATATCTTATAGAAAAGTTCAGTGTTATTCCGAGCAAGAAAAAGTTTGTTACCGTCGAGCGTCCTTACATGGTTCAGATAAATAGGTGGACATTTGTAACACTGGTTGAGGAAGAAATGGACATAATGCctttatatagttttaatttcTCAAACTTCCAGCAAGTTGAAAATCAGAGATACAATGACACTGTTCTCACAGGTAATTTTCACTTATGGAACAACATAGTTAATTCAAAACATAAATTACATTTATGTTGTCATTCCCTACAAACTTCAGCATCTAATTTGGTTTGTCCTTTGTGATTTCATATGTTTTGGGGCGAATTATAGCCATTGGTGAAATTTCGCACCGATATATTGGACAAATCTTGACGCCgattagaaatttagaaataCAGGATTTGCAGTGGGATCTTTTTTCGTCTCTTGAATCCTAAATTTAACTAATTGCTTGTCGTTTGTTTGTTTTGAATCCTAAATTTAACTGCTCGTGCTTACACTGaataaatctttttattttcaggaTGAATACCTTATGTGTTACATTATGGGATAAATTTGCTTTGGATTTTGATGATACCTCGCTTACAAAGACAGATCAGAATGTTCATGTTATAATCATTCTAGCTGGAATGACAGTTCGTTCTTTTAAAGGTTCACTCTCTACTTGACTATATTATAAAAACTAAATATCGTCTAATATATAACTTTATTAACTTTTAGTGTTCATTGTGTAAATCTAGAAAAGATACATTTGTCAACCTGTTCTGCATCAAAGATTTACATAGACTTGCAAATTCCAGAGGTTATAGAGTTCTTGGAAAGGTTTGTCTGCCAAATCATATACTTTGATGTGGTTTGTTTGACTCATATCGCTTACAGTTCTAAACAAATGTTGCACAGATTACAAACCATACCTGTCTCCGTTCAGCAGCTTGCTGTCAGTCAACAACAAATTATTAGTCCACAAGAAGAAATCTGTATGAACAGAAAAACTGTTGCTCAATTGTTCGGTCTCGACGTATCTAACACTcaggttaattttattttacaagctTAACCTATAGAGCTAATTATGTTGTTGGCATTACATACAAATAATTCCTTCCGCCTTTTTATTGAACAGAATATCAAGTACACTTGCAGAGCTAAAATTTCTGACATCGATACATCTTTTGGTTGGTGGTACAAAGCATGTTATAACTGCAAATCAGCTGTCACAACATTTGATGATACTTTTTTGTGCTCCAATTGTGACAAGAATGATCGACCTCCTATACCATGGTAACTATTTCGTTCTTTGTGTATTGTTGCTTATCTTTGAAAATGAAAGAATTTATTGtgcatttcttcttcttctcattatATTGCTAAAAGGTACAAATTAAAAACTATTGTTGAGGATGATACCGGCTCTGCAATTTTTACCATATTCGGAAGATTAGCGCAAGATTTGATCCATATTCCAGCCCAAAATCTTGCTACTTCAACTGGTTCGGATAAATTTACGCTGCCTCCTATAATTAAAACAATTATTGGAAGTGAACATGTTTTCCAGATAGTGCCTGACATGCAGCGATTTAGAACAAGTGTTCCTTCTTTTAAAGTCGTCAAAATTTTTAGTACTCAATACAGTTTAAAGGAGAATGCTTCTTCGCCTAAAAATTTAATGATCAAATGTGAAGAAAAGCTCGATTTTCCTACTGCTCAAGAAGAAATTCACAAGGAATTATTTGACGAAGCATCCCCATGCACAACCATTTCCTGCAGGTAataattacatatttatttccatgttttattaatattattatatgtgtTAGTTTGTTCATTTATGTTATATTCAAATCCATAAAGATGTATGATTTAACCTACAGTTCTCCACCATCTGCGGATAATATAAAGGAAActcagtgtcacgccccgggacccagcggaagcccgcccggcgcgtgcccagacccgccatacgtctaaaacgtataaggcgtctaaaaacaacaataattaaagcaataatacaaaatatctaggagtatcagagcataataaatgtctaaatgctacaacaagggataaggataaaactgtaaatatgctaaataaagcataaagtgatacaagaaaatcccagatacaaatgttataggtagatacataggtggtctctatacatggatacaaaacccctcactctctcaactacaaaagaaagagtaaaccacctaggcaagtaccgctcctcgctagctagctaagcgattcccttgccgcgatctcgtgcctccgccggtgccgaaggctctgaaaaggaaaccataaaataggggcgtgagaactattaaaaatagttcccagtgggcaattactgacttcagtgaatgcaccacaaggcccaaagctacaaaagatatCAGTGACAGTAACAGTAGAAAAGCGAAACgtaagtaaaaaataatgtaacctactacaacatgatatctctacttagcgtaattagcataagtatgaagcaattatgcatgaagtaaaagtctccaactatcataatgttcacaatgcgaaatagtaaagttccgttgtttactattctagtcaatgtcgcAAGTAAATACTCTAAGtctcatctgtccacatgtcatggatgatactcaagtcaaatctgaagagaccca
This genomic window contains:
- the LOC109727463 gene encoding uncharacterized protein LOC109727463, which encodes MSAFTSIGAKVDYQINNRPGPYVFRISGQNHHLMGSLLPPDGHPPKFAQLYIYDTENEINNRIQVFDAHGNHSTIDKDIVSDLITMFDNTNEIVKAFRMARDRFEESDYLPIRLRLIGARRECARQYNPPSSSEIAGLIIGDLGCADRQRDIVVEHKTEGLKRISDLHPSLMAMQYPILFPYGEDGFMLGIRCNENSRRKTNSRQCVTMREFYAYRIQNRSNEGKTLIRGGRLFQQYIVDAFTCVEEERLSYIRNNQSNLRSEIYKGIRDAVIEGDVDGNAIGKRIILPSSFTAGPRYMIQNYQDAIAICRSSGPPDLFITFTCNAQWQEIRDALQFMPGQRPEDRPDIISRVFKMKLEALMNDIKKERFFGQTTAELYTVEFQKRGLPHVHILLWLCGGNKYLTSLEIDSIISAEIPDKTVDPDSYTSVAKFMMHGPCGLAKPNAPCMVGGRCSKHFPKNFKSETVINDDGYPIYKRRNDHRVAIKNGIELDNRFVVPYNLTLVNKYQAHINVEWCNKSRLIKYLFKYVNKGPDRSAVVLENNINHEASSSDQRYKQVDEIKQYLDCRYLSAYEAIWRLFDFDIHFRQPSVERLTVHLPMMNNVTYHSAQNLINGLRRPNIGKTMFTSWMETNQGNDDARDLTYAEFPTKWVWHPKDKFWSRRKQGNRIGRIVYIHPSAGELYYLRMLLNVVRGPRDYAEIRTVNGVTHETFRSACQALGLLGDDNEWRAALSEATLWCSACQLRQLFVTILLYCEVTDPLKLWEEFWESFADDIVHKLQTILGLQNLRMPQVELQNHVLFELEILFNKNGSSLAHFKLPIPNRMVVNQLNNRLLREELDYNLEELEREHLHLFRGLTDEQREIYNAVLISIYEKNGDVIFVYGHGGTGKTYLWKTIICKLHSEGRIVLAVASSGIASLLLPGGRTAHSRFKIPIKIDDSSVCEIKKSSQLAKLISHASLIIWDEAPMNHKNCFEALDRTLKDILELDDSNAGEKMFGGKTVLLGGDFRQILPSSSSDRSSASLAEFSKWILDIEIYDCIGANYNNPAYLRDRAIVTPTNEMVDELNAYVYKFAMEYQLLSELSLQSQNCKIKGYSLQGTIRKKDTEEFKSRLAEGKIYLIEKFSVIPSKKKFVTVERPYMVQINRWTFVTLVEEEMDIMPLYSFNFSNFQQVENQRYNDTVLTEKIHLSTCSASKIYIDLQIPEVIEFLERLQTIPVSVQQLAVSQQQIISPQEEICMNRKTVAQLFGLDVSNTQNIKYTCRAKISDIDTSFGWWYKACYNCKSAVTTFDDTFLCSNCDKNDRPPIPWYKLKTIVEDDTGSAIFTIFGRLAQDLIHIPAQNLATSTGSDKFTLPPIIKTIIGSEHVFQIVPDMQRFRTSVPSFKVVKIFSTQYSLKENASSPKNLMIKCEEKLDFPTAQEEIHKELFDEASPCTTISCR